In Carassius carassius chromosome 46, fCarCar2.1, whole genome shotgun sequence, the following proteins share a genomic window:
- the LOC132129617 gene encoding putative nuclease HARBI1, with product MVCNADCVISNVVAKWPGSVHDSRIFRASEIYQCLSQGEFSGVLLGDRGYGCQPFLLTPFTDPQEAQQAYNHAHARTRARVEMTFGLLKARFHCLHKLRVSPVRACDITVACAVLHNVACLRKERAPRVPPAMDWDNPAIFPDDDSGRLLRDQYVLNYFS from the exons ATGGTCTGCAATGCTGACTGTGTGATCAGCAATGTTGTGGCAAAATGGCCTGGCTCAGTCCATGACTCCAGAATCTTTCGGGCCTCTGAAATCTATCAGTGCCTATCACAAG GTGAATTCTCTGGTGTGTTGCTGGGAGACAGGGGGTATGGCTGCCAGCCTTTTCTCCTGACACCTTTCACAGACCCCCAGGAAGCACAGCAGGCCTACAACCATGCCCATGCCAGGACCAGGGCCAGAGTTGAAATGACCTTTGGCCTCCTGAAAGCACGCTTTCACTGCCTTCACAAATTAAGGGTCAGCCCTGTTAGGGCATGTGATATTACTGTGGCTTGTGCTGTCCTCCACAATGTGGCCTGCCTGAGGAAGGAGAGGGCCCCCAGAGTGCCACCAGCCATGGACTGGGACAATCCGGCAATCTTCCCTGATGACGACAGTGGTCGGCTGCTGAGGGACCAATATgtgttgaattattttagttAG